In one Culex quinquefasciatus strain JHB chromosome 2, VPISU_Cqui_1.0_pri_paternal, whole genome shotgun sequence genomic region, the following are encoded:
- the LOC119766364 gene encoding T-complex protein 1 subunit beta-like codes for MARGGEHDDVCSGVFARLSSFVGAIAIGNLVKNTLGPKGMDKILIAHGRSAGQVEVTNDRATILKAVGVDMSRFQDDEVGDGITSVTVLVAELLSEAEKLLEQKFHPQTNCVPAKLFAGCCLEDSFLDESFLLDKKSVVHKPKRIENAKILIANTPMDTDKIKVFGSSIKMNSMVAELEVAEKEKMKDKANQVQARLGRCDMF; via the exons ATGGCACGCGGTGGTGAACACGATGACG TTTGCTCCGGGGTGTTCGCCCGGCTGTCCTCGTTTGTGGGGGCCATCGCGATCGGCAATCTGGTCAAGAACACACTCGGCCCGAAGGGAATGGACAAGATTCTGATTGCGCACGGCCGTAGCGCCGGCCAGGTTGAGGTCACCAACGACAGGGCAACGATTTTGAAGGCGGTCGGCGTGGACATGAGTCGCTTCCAGGACGACGAGGTTGGCGATGGAATTACTTCCGTGACGGTGTTAGTGGCAGAGTTGCTGAGCGAGGCGGAAAAGTTGCTCGAGCAAAAATTTCACCCTCAAACGA ATTGTGTCCCAGCAAAACTATTTGCCGGCTGTTGCTTGGAGGATTCGTTCCTGGACGAAAGTTTCCTGTTGGACAAGAAGTCCGTTGTGCACAAGCCGAAACGCATCGAGAACGCAAAGATCTTGATCGCCAACACGCCGATGGACACGGACAAGATCAAGGTTTTTGGATCGAGTATAAAGATGAACTCGATGGTTGCCGAGCTGGAGGTCGCCGAGAAGGAGAAGATGAAGGACAAGGCCAACCAGGTCCAGGCTCGTCTCGGTCGTTGTGATATGTTCTAA
- the LOC119766365 gene encoding uncharacterized protein LOC119766365: MVDKTVRRVLPGLEDKLQLENLKFKVLLSAADENLEKLSCNSSGKSRRMRYAVWKSKRRLLVLNTGPDQNTRYILAASESASAAKDRLNQLGSIPWKINSEVMALFIRAASPCWTFLALPPRSELTGYDWFILMRKKMTHWRKAHLIPPHLNHSAIICPAASLVRYDFVHIIE; this comes from the exons ATGGTTGA CAAAACTGTCCGGCGCGTCCTACCTGGGTTAGAGGATAAGCTGCAGCTGGAGAATCTAAAATTTAAGGTGCTTCTGTCGGCCGCTGACGAGAATCTGGAAAAGCTCAGCTGCAACTCATCCGGGAAGAGCCGACGTATGCGGTATGCGGTGTGGAAAAGTAAAAG acgTTTGTTGGTGTTGAACACTGGGCCAGACCAGAACACTAGATATATTCTCGCTGCATCAGAAAGTGCGTCGGCCGCCAAGGACAGACTAAACCAGCTGGGCAGTATTCCGTGGAAGATCAACAGCGAAGTGATGGCGTTGTTCATCAGAGCAGCATCTCCATGCTGGACCTTTCTTGCCCTCCCTCCGCGCAGTGAATTGACCGGTTACGATTGGTTCATCTTGATGCGCAAGAAGATGACCCACTGGCGCAAAGCTCACCTGATTCCCCCGCACCTGAACCACTCTGCTATAATCTGTCCCGCAGCCTCCTTAGTTCGGTATGATTTTGTAcacataattgaataa